The segment tgtgttgtggtttttttcagtTATTATGTTCTAAACTTTGTTGCTTATTATTGTACTATCGTTTTAGAGTCACAGTTATTTTACAAATATTATCTTCtagttttggttttgtgctCAGCTGTTAGAGTGCCTCGCATTTCTCCCTTAGGTTGTCTCCCCCTTTTTGTAAACTCATATTTTTTAATTAGCATCTTTGGTTATTTGGTACGTCTGGTCATCTTATAACGAAAATGTCATTGaactgaaaaaagaaataataacttAGTTTCATATTTGAACATTTGGCAGTATGTTTCTTGTGAGTCAGATTAAGATCTCACCAGGAACCCAACCTTTACCCAGTTAATTCTacacattaaaatttaaatggaaaattacgaaacacataaaaacatgcaactCAATACACACTGGCAGTACTTGTTATCTACAATCAATTCAGCCTCGTAGAATGATATACGGTATACGACACGTCCTTGAAACACATAGAACAGTTCTCAAGAAAAAACATTTGCAATTTCCAGTCTTTTTTGTGTTGCAGACATGCAGTGATCACCACCACATTGACCTCCGTCCTCGTCTTCATCTTCACTCTCCGACAAGTCAATGTCGTCCTCGTCCAAGCCATTTTCTATAATGATAAAGTTATGTAGGACACATGCTGAAAAAATTAACATTGGAACTTCACGGATGTTCGTCATCTCGAGATCCTTCAGTCTGCGGAATTTTCCTTTCAACAAACCAATAGCCCGCTCCACGTCAACTCTTGTCCTTGCCTGGGCTCTGTTGTAGGCAGTTTCCACAGGGGTCAGATGGCCGTTGTCGCGGAATGGAACCAGCAGGTACTTGCGGAGACTGAGGGTAGGCCGAGTCCCCGATCATATGGTACTCTGGAGGCAGCTTACTTGCGTCAGACTCCAACACTCCATGGAGATCTGAGTTGGGGAAAACTCGGCTGTCATGCACGGACCCAGTGTAACCCGTAAACACATCCAGAAAGAGGAGGTCTTTGTCGCATACAacctgaaacaagtcgcgtaaatcaATATAAAAATAATCTATCAGCCTGAAACTAAAAACCAACCACAACAGAGGCTACATGTATATATCCTAATGCTTCGCTAGCCTAAACCATAAGACTGAGCTGAGCACAGCTCCTCTGCAGAACATGTGAATGAGGTGCCTACTGTCCCATATAATTCATTTATCATTGAGTGCATTTTCAGCGTAACCATGACATGCATATATGAAATGATAaagaacaataaaaaaaatcatgtttttgaagGGTAAACATCCCCATTATCACACCGAGGACTGTGTTCCGCCTTATTTCAGCCGGGCTCGTTGTTACTCCGTTTTCAGCCGGGCTCAGTGTCACGCAAACGAAAGTGtcttcataaaaacacaaactatgACTTTCACACTGATTTAAGCTAAAATTGATGAATGTCAGTAGAAAGGGGAataattgttttctttgtagACAGCTAAAAACGTCTTTTGCTTACCTGGTTAATTGACAATAGCCGAATGGAAGGCATACATGCAGGTTTTTTAGTGAAAAATGAAGGTTCAACATAAATTTCTCTCAAAGATGGATTTGAACAACAAATATTCCTGTATTTTTACTATTTTGGGTAAAGCTATAATCATCTGTATCAATTGCGTGCTTCAATGCGTCCTCACTATGTCATAAGAAGCAATCAAAACAAGCAAGTGGTGTACGTTTTGTTCCGCGCTGGGCCTCCTGCATTTTTGTCTGCGTTCCGCACTGCCACTGGGCTTGCTTTTGTTCTGGGTGTCCAGCGCGGAACAAAACTCGCCTGACATGGGTTTTGGTTTTACTTTTCGTGCCTCAACGCCTTAAAGCAGGTTCGGGAAAATGCATCAGCATAACAGCAAGAAACTATAGAACAaacttatgatacagaaaaaccataacatGATACCGTTGCTTATCATTTCTTGAGTTTGATCAGCTTTTTTGCCCAAAAAGCGACAACCTGCACGTATTTCAAGCCGATGGGGGTCACATAATAAACCTTGTCAGATAAAAATAACACCAATAGAGAGACAAATTACTTAGGTTAGTGCTAAAAACATCCGTTCCTGGAAATGAGGTTTTTTTAGAAGACATAGTTTGTACTTTAGTGCAGACACTGACATTTGCGTGACACCAAGCCCAGCTCAAAACGGAGTAACAACAAGCCCGGCTGAAATAAGGCGGAACACAGTCCCCGGTGTGATTATCCATGCTTAGTCAAGAAATGCTTGAACAAATTTTTAATAAATTTGATCagaaagtgctgcctcaactttcactaaaagcggtatatgttctttttttctttctttatttggtgtttaacgtcgttttcaaccattcaaggttatatcgcgacggggaaaagggggggggggggggaggaagatgggatagagccacctgtcaatagtttcttgttcacaaaagcactaatcaaaaatttgctccaggggcttgcatagttgcaacgtagtacaatataccttactgggagaatgcaagtttccagtacaaaggatttaacatttcttacatactgcttgactaaaatctttacaaaaattgactatattctatacaagaaacacttaacaagggtaaaaggagaaacagaatccgttagtcgcctcttacgacatgctggggagcatcgggtaaattcttccccctaacccgcggggggtagcggTATATGACATGTATAGATCTaacaacagaaaaagaaaagtcaGAGAAACGAGGCGTAGGTACATTTTCATGATGGTTTTCTTGGAATTAATCCACACACCATCATAATTCAAACTTGTCTGAACTCCCAATATCGGTTTAAACATTTAATATTtctcacgtaaaccatcacagatactgtcaggcttttacacacagtacaaacaccctttcattgaaacactcaccgctttagaacatcctaggtgcttaccgtaaagagcgagcaattttcacacaaaaattgttttgcatggtttatcttaccccggAGCCATCGACATCGTGAACTCTGTTattccagtttccctttttgacAAAGCAGTCGTCAggaatttgaatgcgactcgctgtgagcttgtctgcaatagcacgttattatgtacctctgactatgcactaaacaaacggctgtggttcacaagaacccTCGCGATGACTTTTGACTATTCACAGGAACTGGCGAACCTTACGTGAACCTGCTTCTGGGCGTTCCttattttaacttcaaatactTCGAGTTTtaatgatcttgtcttgatgaaaaaaatatttattttatgatttaagaatgtttgtgtaacacgctgtcaatttattattttgattttaaaagttaggtctagcgccaaaacgcacctcGGTCCGATTGTCTTGAAGACAATCCGCAACATTAAATCTTTGAAAATTACTCGTTCAGCCTCTTTACGtaaggcacctaggatgttcccttTGGTGAGCGTTCATAATGAAGGTTGTttatactgtgtgtaaaagcctgacagtatctgtgatggtttacgggaggcgcactgtgccgttaaatacttgtctttaaattcAAAGATTCAAATAGTGACTTAAAATTACAGTAGATTCCAATTATGAAATGACACTGCCAGTGTTACTCCAGTATTTCAATAGGGAATAAATACACAGGCACCATAATGGTCAGGTCCTCCAACCTTTCAGTTCTGCCAACGTTAACAATCCAcgtatctgaaacagaaagtgATCAAATCTGTTACCTGGAGATGCATCGCTGGGAAACCTTTACGGCAGATGTACGCATCCCTGGTTCCTGGTATCTTTATGTAGGTCCCATCAATCGCTCCAACTACGCCCGGGAAACCAGCTCGGGCTGCCCATTTCCCAGCTAATCGAGCCAGGTCACATTTTGGTGGCCACTGGATGACATCTCCTGTAAAGAACAGAAAATTGCATTAAAATATGCTGATCACAGTgttcattttattcaaaatcaTCTGACAGTTTACCCATGTCTGTACTATTTACAATTAAAGTTACAGGTCTCCCAGTCCCAGCCACACGCCGGGGAAAGTGTTACGACAGAAAAAATCGCCGTTTGTTACGATAGCATTCTGCAGTCCCATAGTCAGCAAGGTTTCGAGCCCGAAAGGTGTGTAACTTCCAAACTAATAATTATTGCGGCGTAATTATCGAAGCCAGCAAAAGATTAACATGTTATCGATTTAATTTTTGAGGCTTCTGTTTTAGATTTGTGACAGCGTCGTATTTGCTGAAATTGTTCGATTTGGGGATTTCTTTTTAAATGGTGGAGATTACAAGAGGCTTGAAGCAACAACGGTCATTCGATCAGGTAATGTGATGTATCATAACTGAAATGCATCAATAGCAGTGTCCCAATatgcaagtgtgtttgtgtcatcgGCTGAGGAAAAGAGCATGTGTATTTTTTTGGTACGCGTCGCCGTGCTAGCAGTTACGACTGCCAGCGATGCATTGATACGGCCGCCCCACTTTTCTGTTACGACCGCCGACTGTTTCGGCTACGGCAGCCGGCACTCATTTTATTCGTTTAATAATGTTATTGCCAAAGTTTCTGACAGTTTGCAAACAAATATGAACGGGTTTCACTGCACATCGGTTGTGCACCGTCGTGTTATCAGGAATTTTGATTCCCTGCCCTCTTTTATTTAATATCGCATTCGTCACAGTTTATATCTAGAGTTGTTCTACTTCCAGTTAAGCGTGCACATAGTTTCAACGGGCATGTACATGACAAGTTCAAATGTCAATTGTCAAAAGCAGTCGCTGAAAATCCAACTCGGTCTAAAAGACGGACACAAAGGAATCCCACTCACCAATTACTCGGGTGAGTCAGGGGGGAgattggggtggggtgggggttggttGATAACTAGGAGTcaaattcagattaaaaaaaaagatttgaactGGGTATGCATTACTGTTaatatttttgaagaaaaaaaatgcctctctacaaaactTTGATTGTAATTAGTTACCTTGATGCGTCTATGAGTATGAGACACTGAAACGCCTAAATATCTTTCTTACCTGCACAATCTGTATATCCAGGACTTTCCCCAGTCCCTGTTCGATGAGAGTGTATGTGCCATATTTGGCACAGTGTCCTGGGCTATCTGACCGCCCATCACCAATCAGCTCTAGACTTCCTCTCTCGTCCTGAAGCTGCGAGATGAGCTCTGACTGCTCCCGTTTCCATTTTCTTTCCACTATAGGAAAAATGAAGTGCCGCTGATGCCAGAAGAACGTGCTCTCCAAAATGTAACGCACATTGTGCAGGTAAAACAGCCGGAGAATTTTTGTCGGGCTGCAGCCAGAGAGCACAACAGCTGATGACAGGAGCAGGTTCCCGCAGGGCATCTGCTTTATGTACGGTTGGCTGGTCCACTCTCTGAAGAAACAGCACTTGGAGCAGTCTTGTCGGACGTGGATGCAAGATCCCACTGTCTTCGATATGAAGGCCTTCGCAGGGTGAGAGCATCGAGGACAACTCTCTAACAGCTGCATCAAGTTTGCCTGGAAGACAATGTACTTGTCTTCCAGGTCGGGGCTGGGTCTCGGCTCAGGAGCATTCCTAAAACACACAGGTTATACACTTTCTTAGCACATAAAGGGTTACTATGGAAACTACATGTGCCATACACAAGCACAAATTCACTGCTAGTGCTATGGATATAATTACTACATGTTATACATGTCGCAATGACAGTGAAATccagtataaaaaaaaaatttaagatGAAATCAGCTTCTTACTTGTGATGAGAAATTAAGCTAAATAatgtcacaacaaaaatgtttgaCATGTTTATGGTGTTTTTCACCCATTTAATAGACAAAAAAGGGTTATGGCCAGTGAGATAGagaccagagagagaaagacaaaaacaaaggacACAATGATAGCAGCTAAAAAATAGCTGACTGTCACCCAAAGTAACCCTTGACTTCTGTCTTACTTTTTAAAATGTAGAGAATCTATGTCTATTGAAAACTTACAAGAACTGCGGATCTTCTGGTTCACCTCCATCCTCGTCAGCAGGCTCGTCCTCTTCCGCAGCTGCAGCGCGCTGTCGTTCGCCTTTTCGTTCTTCCTTCCCCACACTCTCATCTGTTCCTACACTTTAGGGTTAGAACCGCATTGCGTTTTGAGGTGGGGCGTTGATCAGATTGCATTGGACGCTGACATCCTTGGTTTCGGCAATGGCAGAAACATCTGAAGAACAAATGACATTGCAGATTGCTGATAATTGATAATTACAAAACAATGTGACAGCAGtagccgcgctctgggaatcgctgcgctgcacaacgcgccgcgcTCAGTGAATCgccgcgctctgggaatcgctTGCCATTTTATAATCCCTGATTTACTTTTATCTTCTTTAACCAAAGTTCACCTAGCCTACACTGATCAATTCtaacaaacatattatatcacATATGTTCTGAAAAAGAGTGGCACTGGCACAAATTGACAAAACATATATATGGGGATCTAAATCAATCCAAAGCCGAACATCTGGGGATGGGACAATGTGATACTGAACAGCTGACTGGCATGGTGACTTGTAAGTTGTTTGAATCTGATGCCTGTGCATGGATAAACTGATTTGCAGAAAATGTTCCATGAATGTATCACTTCTACTGATCTAGATGAAAACTGTATTTCctgtcactcactcactgtgTCAGGTCACTCCCCAGAGGAAAGTTATTCAtctaaagtttgaaaaaaattaGAGTAGACTTACTCGTGttgcgaaaaaaaaaagtaggtcTGAGAGAGCATTTTTGGAACAAACAGTGTAGAGTCAATATAGGGAGGACAGAGGACAGAGGAAATTATAAGGCGACATCTTGAGTTCTACCTACCTCGCAGTTCGTCGACGACACACGGTCTTCGAGTCACTTTCAAAGTgacttttgagttttgtttctcCTTGGGTGCCCCGACATTTTTGACGCagagctttcttcttcttcttcttctttcttgatgtgGACTGGGTTCATCCGAACGTCTGTAGTCCAGCGGCGGAGTACTGAGTAATTGGTTACTGGTGGTGGGTTACTTTGCTGGACGAATGGTCGGTACTGCTCCGGTTTTAAGTTTAAGAGTGTTTGAAAATCCCATTTTCCACTTTATGTGATTGACAAATAAAAGTTGTCCTCTTCAAAGTTCGAAGTGTGCACACAGGTCGCGGTGTTGCCTTTCCGGCTTTCGACGTCACAAAAGCTGTCTGACTAATTAccacgcgaccgcacgcgaccacacgcgaccttgcactaccttgcgcgacctcaaactaaagcatgtacatgtaatattttatatatatatagtatcttcacaacattatctgactttataccaagttttaagtcaaagaaattatcaaaacttgactaaatgtaaaaaataacgGAGCGACCCGaacttcccagcgatgggacaaagcCTGAAATGGAAACtggtgaaaatgaaaatgaaatgatttttttttttgaaagctaGAGGaatagttataggttattttcaccAATCTGAATTAATCAAATTAGCCTTTACCTTTTATGTTCTCAGTTGAGTTGATGGTGGTCAATATTTATTATTAGGCGACACACACGTACTCAAtcatcaattttgtacatcaacgCCAACAGTGcatgttgttgtccaaaaataaaagattTGCACTCAGTCCTAAAACTGAAtggtagttcaaagttaaaggggtattgaccaaagtgcttttgaggaacaataaaatACTCCCCCAAAAATAAAcacgaaaaaaaaacaccccacacaaataaagaaagaagcaaaacagatttacaaggacATTAACTTATGTTCATGGTttgctgtttttattttattgtgtttaaaagcatgctgataccgggatgcagtatacgttaaatgtaaatgctgaatatttaaatgtgaaccagaaaagatgcatttcttttaacTTAATGGCgccgttaaaaacaaaaactaatttCTTGGTTACAAAAGCAAATGAACCTTAGTAGTCGATAGTgtagtactatttgtcactttattagaggtTGGTTGACTGAGTTaccgacttctccgctttaattcctttcagtttcagttttctCTTCACACTTTTCGTTTTCATGCGATACGTACGTGTAACATTTTTCCCGGcctcgcacatgatggacagcattcattggagcgatatgttttcaccgcCGGGTTTTCACAAAATTGtttttcatgccacgctattatcgattacctcaaaataaaacaagtcgcgtaaggcgaaaatacaacatttagtcaagctgtcgaactcacagaaagaagctgaacgcaatgcaatttttcagcaagaccgtatactcgtaacatcgtcagtccaccgctcgttgcaaaggcagtgaaattgacaagaagagcggggtagtagttgcgctaagaagtatagcacgcttttctgtacctctcttcgttttaactttctgagcgtgttttaatccaaacatatatctataagtttttggaatcaggaaccgacaaggaataaactgaaagtgtttttaaattgatttcgaaaatttaattttgataataatttttatatatttaattttcagagcttgtttttaatccaaatataacatatttatatgtttttggaatcagaaagtgatgaagaataagatgaatgtaaatttggatcgttttatataaaaaatatttttttaacaattttcagatttttaatgaccaaagtcattaattaattttcaagccaccaagctgaaatgcaataccgaagtctgtaCCAATACTCTCTCTGTGCCTCATTGtgcttctctctcccccccctctctctctctctagagctctctctctctctctagagctCTCTCGCCCTatatgcctctctctctctctccctctctctctgaatgtttgtgcccctctctctctctctttctctcgctgtctctttgttcctctctctctcacttcctctctctccttctctgcctctttgtgcccctcttttctctctctctcccttcctccctctctctagagctctcccccccccccctccgtctctctctctctccc is part of the Littorina saxatilis isolate snail1 unplaced genomic scaffold, US_GU_Lsax_2.0 scaffold_96, whole genome shotgun sequence genome and harbors:
- the LOC138955338 gene encoding uncharacterized protein — its product is MQLLESCPRCSHPAKAFISKTVGSCIHVRQDCSKCCFFREWTSQPYIKQMPCGNLLLSSAVVLSGCSPTKILRLFYLHNVRYILESTFFWHQRHFIFPIVERKWKREQSELISQLQDERGSLELIGDGRSDSPGHCAKYGTYTLIEQGLGKVLDIQIVQEMSSSGHQNVTWLD